The Bacillus sp. Y1 genome has a window encoding:
- a CDS encoding F0F1 ATP synthase subunit delta, giving the protein MSNSTVAKRYALALFRLAKEHQLLDQMENEMRVVKNVVKNNGDLGVVLKSPKLTNEKKKEIINQAFSGASVYVLNTLMILIDRHREDYMEAVADYFIEFANDERGIAEAKVYSTRPLTEAEQQALSATFAAKVGKQSLRIENIVDTNLLGGIKLRIGNRIFDGSLRGKLERLERQLLG; this is encoded by the coding sequence ATGAGCAATTCGACTGTAGCGAAGCGCTATGCGTTAGCTCTTTTTCGACTAGCAAAAGAGCATCAACTTCTTGACCAAATGGAAAATGAAATGCGTGTAGTTAAAAATGTAGTAAAAAATAACGGCGACCTAGGTGTTGTCTTAAAGTCTCCTAAGCTTACGAATGAGAAGAAAAAGGAGATTATTAATCAGGCATTCTCTGGTGCTAGCGTGTACGTTCTAAATACGTTAATGATCTTAATTGATCGTCATCGTGAAGACTACATGGAAGCAGTAGCTGATTATTTTATTGAATTCGCAAATGATGAAAGAGGAATTGCAGAGGCAAAAGTGTATTCTACTCGTCCACTAACAGAAGCTGAGCAACAAGCATTATCTGCTACGTTTGCTGCTAAAGTTGGGAAGCAATCTCTCCGTATTGAAAATATTGTTGATACCAATCTGCTCGGCGGCATCAAGCTTCGAATCGGAAACCGAATTTTCGACGGTAGCTTGCGCGGAAAGCTTGAGCGCTTGGAACGTCAATTGTTAGGCTAA
- a CDS encoding F0F1 ATP synthase subunit B, with the protein MLTSSLVLGSAGGGFNSGDILFQLVTFIILLALLKKFAWGPLMGIMKQREEHIAGEINAAEQSRGEAKQLLEEQRTLLKEARTEAQGLIENAKKQGDVQREEIIALARAEADRLKESAKLEIEQQKEQAVAAIREQVASLSVLIASKVIEKELSTADQEKLINEYIQEAGEGR; encoded by the coding sequence GTGTTAACAAGCAGTCTAGTATTAGGTTCAGCTGGTGGTGGGTTTAATAGTGGAGATATCCTTTTCCAATTAGTAACTTTCATCATCTTGTTAGCATTACTTAAGAAGTTTGCATGGGGTCCGTTAATGGGCATCATGAAACAACGTGAAGAGCATATTGCTGGAGAAATAAATGCTGCTGAACAAAGTCGCGGTGAAGCAAAGCAATTACTAGAAGAGCAACGTACGCTTTTAAAAGAAGCTCGTACAGAAGCTCAAGGATTAATTGAAAATGCGAAAAAGCAAGGCGATGTACAGCGTGAAGAAATTATCGCGTTAGCGCGTGCGGAAGCAGACCGTCTGAAAGAATCTGCTAAGCTTGAAATCGAACAGCAAAAAGAGCAAGCGGTTGCTGCAATTCGTGAACAAGTAGCTTCATTATCTGTACTTATTGCTTCTAAAGTGATTGAAAAAGAACTTTCAACAGCAGATCAAGAGAAGCTAATCAATGAATATATCCAAGAGGCAGGAGAAGGGCGATGA
- the atpE gene encoding F0F1 ATP synthase subunit C, which yields MGLLAAAIAIGLAALGAGIGNGLIVSKTVEGIARQPEARGMLQTTMFIGVALVEAVPIIGVVIAFMVIGG from the coding sequence ATGGGTCTTTTAGCAGCAGCAATCGCAATCGGTTTAGCGGCACTAGGTGCAGGTATTGGTAACGGTCTTATCGTATCTAAAACAGTTGAGGGTATCGCTCGTCAACCAGAAGCTCGTGGTATGCTTCAAACAACTATGTTCATCGGGGTAGCGTTAGTAGAAGCGGTTCCGATCATCGGCGTAGTTATCGCGTTCATGGTTATCGGCGGTTAA
- the atpB gene encoding F0F1 ATP synthase subunit A gives MHHEAPLREFMGLTFNLSNVLMITIASVIVFIIAVLSTRSLAMKPTGIQNFFEWVMDFVKGIINSTMDWKDGGRFHILGITLIMYIFVCNMLGLPFGITYDGTLWWKSPTADPVITLTLATMVVGLSHYYGVKLKGVKEYGRDFVRPMWFLFPLKLIEEFANTLTLGLRLYGNIYAGEILLTLLAGSLATGVGGHLAAVIPMLAWQGFSIFVGAIQAFIFTMLTMVYLAHKVSHDH, from the coding sequence GTGCATCATGAAGCTCCTTTAAGAGAATTTATGGGCCTAACCTTTAACTTATCAAATGTCTTGATGATAACAATTGCTAGTGTGATTGTCTTTATCATCGCAGTGCTTTCCACTCGCTCATTGGCTATGAAACCAACGGGGATACAAAACTTCTTCGAATGGGTAATGGATTTCGTCAAAGGAATCATTAATAGTACAATGGATTGGAAAGATGGTGGAAGATTCCATATTCTAGGTATTACATTGATTATGTATATATTCGTATGTAATATGCTTGGACTTCCATTCGGAATTACTTATGACGGGACATTGTGGTGGAAATCACCAACAGCTGATCCAGTGATCACACTGACATTAGCAACGATGGTCGTCGGGCTTTCTCACTATTATGGTGTAAAGCTGAAGGGAGTAAAAGAATACGGTCGCGATTTCGTTCGACCAATGTGGTTCTTGTTCCCGCTGAAACTTATCGAAGAATTTGCAAACACCTTAACACTCGGGCTTCGTCTCTACGGTAACATTTATGCAGGAGAAATCCTTCTAACGTTACTAGCAGGAAGTCTAGCAACTGGAGTCGGCGGCCATCTCGCTGCGGTTATTCCAATGCTTGCTTGGCAAGGGTTCTCAATCTTTGTCGGCGCGATTCAGGCGTTTATCTTCACCATGTTAACAATGGTTTACTTGGCACACAAAGTGAGTCATGACCATTAA
- a CDS encoding ATP synthase subunit I, with the protein MPEIQSIYIRQRKYIFFLLALYVLGWGFTSYQTIFLGLILGTSLSLFNLWLLARRTIKFGDAIAKGEKVRSLGMFSRMATAVLAVMITLEYPDKLHLYSVIIGLMTSYVVIMIDFFLQAFHSHK; encoded by the coding sequence ATGCCCGAAATACAATCAATCTACATCCGGCAACGAAAGTACATATTCTTCTTACTAGCTTTATACGTTTTAGGGTGGGGATTTACCTCATATCAAACTATTTTTTTAGGGCTTATTTTAGGTACGAGCTTAAGCCTTTTTAATTTGTGGTTATTAGCCAGAAGGACTATTAAATTCGGCGATGCGATAGCAAAAGGCGAAAAGGTCCGTTCCCTCGGCATGTTTTCAAGAATGGCGACAGCTGTTTTAGCGGTGATGATCACTCTTGAATATCCTGACAAGCTCCATTTATATAGCGTAATTATTGGATTAATGACCTCATACGTGGTTATTATGATAGATTTTTTTCTTCAAGCATTTCATTCACATAAATAG
- a CDS encoding AtpZ/AtpI family protein — MNQKKRRPYQAMALMSGILSQLVGSVLIGIFAGRWLDRTLDTEPLFLIIGLLLGLAAGVYAMIRLIQHFFSGDNK; from the coding sequence ATGAATCAAAAAAAACGTCGTCCATATCAAGCAATGGCGTTAATGTCGGGGATTCTTTCGCAGTTAGTAGGCTCCGTATTAATAGGCATTTTTGCCGGAAGATGGCTTGACCGTACACTGGACACCGAGCCGCTTTTTTTAATCATCGGACTACTCCTCGGATTAGCAGCTGGCGTATATGCCATGATCAGACTAATTCAACATTTCTTTTCAGGAGATAATAAGTGA